TGCCTTGAGCCAGAATGGGACATTGGTCTTGTACCCTGTCGCAAAGACCACAGAGTCGAAAGCCATCTCCTCTCCATCGACAAACTTGGCGCCGTTGCTTGTTAGGGACCTCACTTCCTGCACAGTCTGCCATCGCAAGCAGGAAACACCAAAGTCGAATCAGAAAACGTAGAATACTGAGACGTCATCAATTTAGGGAAATGCAAAAGTTGGAAATGGTAGAAGTTTGCAAAGGCATAGAGGACTGATGGCTGCCTAGAACTGAGGACCGAGAAGTGTAGGTTTTGGATTTTAGTGCATTAAGTGCGTAGGACCAAAACAGAGGACCACCTTGATCTTTCCAGCTTTAATCAATGACAAGGCTCCAACATCCAGAACAGGGGTTTTGCCAGTCTTGTTCTTCAGCTccaaaggccccatctttggcctTTTCAGCCCATACTTCTCGGTATCTCCAATGATCATCTTGGCCATGATCAACAGGAACCTGTCCACTACTCTGGTTGGCAACCACTTCAGCAGCCTCATCGCCACACCGAATGTGGACGTCCCGAGCATCTCCCTCGGTAGAACATGCACCTGTTTATTTCCATTCGGATGCATAACCAAGCTGATGACtgatatcaaggaagataaagGATAGAGGAACGTCACAAAGGTTGTAGACAGTACTCCGCTTCTCACGGACATGAAGGGCATGGCTCCGTGCTCGCACAGGTCCACACATATCTCCATCCCAGAATTCCCACACCCTATTACCAGCACCCTCTTCCCCCGATACTCCACCCCGCTCTTGTACTCGCTTGAGTGCATCAGACTCCCCATGAACGCCTGCGCCCCTTTGATCTCTGGCACCACCGGCTCCGCATTCTCTCCTGTCGCCACCACCAGCCACGGCGAAGCGAACTCCACCACCTCCAGCTCCCTCGGCTCCGTCAAAGGTTCGCTCGAGGACGACGACGGTGACCGGCTCGACTCCGAGAGCGTGTCACACGACTGCGATGGTGAAGAGGTCTGCATGGGGGCGTCGGAGAGGTTTCGACGGATTGCCGTGACTCGCCAGAGGGACGCGGCTTCGTCGAAGCGGGCGTCGGTGACGGTGCAGCCGAAGAGCGGGCGGAGGGAGAAGTGATCGGCGTAGCGGTGCAAGTAGTCGAGAAAGTGGTCTTTGGAGGGGTACGTCGGGAGGTGGGCGGGGAATGGGAGATGAGGAAGCTGGCAGAAGGGTTTGGGGAGGTGAAGGTTGAGGCGGTCATACGTGCGGTGGCACCAGAGGTCGGCGATGCCGTCCGACCTCTCGAGGATGATGGAGGGCACCGAGAGACGGCCAAGAGAAGCGGCGACGGCGAGGCCCGAGGGTCCGGCGCCGACGATGATAGGACAACGCATGATGGAGATCCGTCGGGTTGATCTACTTGGCTGAGCGCTCGTCGGCGTGGGAGTTTGCGGAGAGGGTGTCTCACTCATGTCGACGACCTCCTTGTCGCTTGTAGTAAGGAGTTCACTCTTTGCTTTAGTTGAGGGCTTTCTAACCCCGGACTGCTGTGTGCTGCACTCGTAGCTCACAAGCGGCAACCCCCCCCACCGTTTCTACGTCTCCCTCACTCTAAGCAGGCATGCAGCAAACCAAGAGAATGGCTGGTGTTCATGCCATAAAACAACGCAACTCTCAGGCCGTGACAGAACACCTTagaaactcctctctctctctctctctctctctctcccacagaCACACATAAAACAATGGGCCACAGTGGAAGAGGAAACGAAAAGATTGTGGGAAGGAAGCTAAAGGAGAAACTATTC
The DNA window shown above is from Musa acuminata AAA Group cultivar baxijiao chromosome BXJ2-4, Cavendish_Baxijiao_AAA, whole genome shotgun sequence and carries:
- the LOC135609309 gene encoding indole-3-pyruvate monooxygenase YUCCA8-like, producing the protein MRCPIIVGAGPSGLAVAASLGRLSVPSIILERSDGIADLWCHRTYDRLNLHLPKPFCQLPHLPFPAHLPTYPSKDHFLDYLHRYADHFSLRPLFGCTVTDARFDEAASLWRVTSSRSPSSSSSEPLTEPRELEVVEFASPWLVVATGENAEPVVPEIKGAQAFMGSLMHSSEYKSGVEYRGKRVLVIGCGNSGMEICVDLCEHGAMPFMSVRSGVHVLPREMLGTSTFGVAMRLLKWLPTRVVDRFLLIMAKMIIGDTEKYGLKRPKMGPLELKNKTGKTPVLDVGALSLIKAGKIKTVQEVRSLTSNGAKFVDGEEMAFDSVVFATGYKTNVPFWLKEDTDLFSAEGKPKLPFPSGCSGENGIYFVGFTGKGLLGASADAIEAALRISQRWTSLSKNRDLVL